Genomic window (Flavobacteriales bacterium):
ATACCATAGCACCGGTCATCGGTGACTATCCGATCACCATCAGTGTGGATTGTGATCAATTGGATGACCTCACGATTCCAGTAACTGACAATTGCTCCGAGGTGACTATCGACTATATCGATATTCAGTTCTCAGGTGATTGTTATGGAACCTTGGAGAGAACATGGATCGTTTCTGATGCATGTGGAAATTCCGAGTCATCCTTGCAGTACATCTTCATTGAAGACAACTCAGCTCCTGAGCTCTTCAACGTACCGGGTGATATCGAGATAGAGTGTGGTGGAAACATTCCTCCAGTACCTACCGATGTCTTCGGAATAGATAACTGTGATAACGATGTGACGATCACCTTTGAGGAGACTCAAAGCGGTACCGATTGCCCATATGTGATCACTCGCACATGGACTGCTGAAGATGACTGTGGAAATGAGATCTCCATCAGCCAGAACATCACTGTAATCACACCAGTGATCACTAGTGACGTACTCATGTCCATCTATCCGAATCCGATGGGAGACGAAGGTGTGATGAGCTTTGTAGTGCCAGAACGCGGATATGTCGTATTCGAGGTCTTGAACAACCTCGGACAGACGGTGAAGGTCGTATACAGCGGTAATGTGGTAGGAGACGTAGAATACAGATTCTACGTTGACGTGGACGAGCTCAATGCGGGCATGTTCACCACACGCTTGATCTACAACGATGAGATCCATGTCAAGCCACTGATCAAAGTGGATTGATAGGAATCCGTATCTAATAATACCTAAGCCCCTTGACGAATGGTCAAGGGGCTTTTTTATCGGCCTATAGTCAGGCACTTGTTTTGCTACTTTTAGGGTTTAATACCCATAACAAGATGAAGCACTTCTCGGTAGTCCTTTCCCTTCTATTCCTAGTTCAGGTCCTGAGCGCTCAAAAGACCTTGAGCAATGAGGATATCTGGTACAGCTCCACCTTCCAAATGGACTATGTGAGTGGATTACGCTCCATGAAAGATGGCACGCACTACACACGCTTGGAATCTGTCCAAGGAGGCAATGCCGTGGTCATGTATTCATACAGCACTGGGGAGAAAGTCAAAGAGATCGTCACCAGCAACCATCTCGAAGGAGCCCACATCGATGACTACCAATTCTCAGCTGATGAACGCAAGGTATTGATAGCGACCAACCAACAATCGATATACAGGCACAGTTCACGGGCAGACTACATGATCTTCGACCGATCGAACGACCGCGTGCTACCGCTTTCAAGTCGTAAAGAAGGACAAGTACGCTTGGCCGAATTCAGCCCGGATGGAAAGTATGTGGCCTTTGTGCGGAAGAATGACTTGTTCTATTATGACGTAGAGACACGAAAAGAAATCCGCATCACTACAGATGGCAAGAAGAATGAAGTCATCAATGGAGCTACTGACTGGGTCTATGAAGAGGAGTTTGGATTTGATAAAGGATTCTACTGGTCTCCCGCAAGCGATCACATCGCCTATTATCGATTCGATGAAACGGAAGTGAAAGAATTCCAAATGGCCATGTATGGAGAACTATACCCCGATCAATACACGTTCAAATATCCCAAGGCCGGTGAACAGAATGCTGATGTGGAGATTCGCATCTTCAGCCTGAAAGGTAGGACGGACCAGAAGGTCGATCTAGGAGAGAAAGAGCACTATGTGCCTCGCATCCAATGGACTGCGGTAGATGAAGTACTGGCCATTACCCGCATGAATCGTCATCAGAACCTTCTGGAGCTCTTATTGGCTGATGTTCGTTCGGCCCGAGGCCCGATCATCACCCCTGAAGTCATCTACTCTGAGAATTCCGATACTTATATTGAAATATCGGATGACCTGGTGTTCTTGCGAGACAATCAAGAATTCATCATGACCAGCGATAAAGATGGCTACAATCATATCTATGTATTCAATGGGAATGGAAAACAGGTAAGACAACTCACCAAAGGGCCTTGGGATGTGATCGAGTTCGTAGGATATGATGACGAACAAAGAAAGATCTACTTCACCTCATCTGAAGAAGGAGTGACAGAGAAGTCTGTCTATAGTATCGATATCTCCGGCACGGGTAAGCGCAGGCTGAGTCCCCAGGCGGGATATAATGAAGCTAAATTCTCAGAAGGCTACAAATACATGATGGTGTATCATAGTGATGCCAACACACCGTATGATATCAGCCTATATACACAGAAGGGGAAGAAAGTCCGTGACCTGGTGGACAATGCCGAGTTGAAAGCTGTCATCGAGGATTTCGATTTCCAACCCAAGGAATTCTTCAGCTTCCAGACCGAACGTGGAGATGCATTGCATGGATGGATGATCAAACCACCCAATTTCGATAAGAAAAAGAAATACCCTGTGTTGATGGCCATCTATGGGGGGCCAGGACACAATACCGTGTCCAATAGTTTTGGAGGCAGAAATCTCTATTGGCATCAACTGCTGGCTCAAAAAGGCTACATCGTGGTATCTGTCGACCCTCGCGGCACCTATTACCGTGGACGTGATTTCAAGAACTCCACCTATCTAGAATTGGGAAAACTCGAGACCGAGGATATGATCAGTGCGGCTGCGTATCTCGGTTCATTGGAATATGTAGACGCCAGTCGCATCGGTATGCAAGGCTGGAGCTTCGGAGGTTATCTGACATTGAATTCCTTAATGAAGGGAGCCAATTCATTTAAAATGGGAATAGCCGTGGCTCCAGTGACCAATTGGAGATTCTACGATACCATCTATACCGAGCGTTTCATGCGTACTCCGCAGGAAAACCCAGATGGCTATGATGACAACTCACCCATCAACCATGTAGAGAAGCTGGAGGACCCCCTACTACTTGTCCATGGCTCGGCTGATGATAATGTACACTATCAGAATACCATGGAATTGGTCAATGCCTTGGTAGGGGCAAACAAGGACTTCGACTTGTTCATCTACCCCAATAAGAATCACGGGATCTATGGCGGAAAGACCCGACTGCATCTCTTCGAGATGATGACCGAGTTCATCGAAGAGAATCTTTGACTACGAAATCACTACTTTAGCCAGCCTCCAAACTCAATAACCTAATCTGAACAAAACGTATGGAACATGATGATCGCTTAGAAGATGCGGCCAGCAAAATGGAAAGCAGTGATGGTTTCCAGGGCCACCCTAGGGGCCTGATGACCCTCTTCTTCTCCGAGATGTGGGAGAGGTTCTGCTACTATGGGATGAGGGTCCTCCTCACCCTTTATTTGGTAAAGTCACTGCTCATCGGTGATTCTGAAGCTGCACTGATCTACGGAGCCTACACCGGACTGGTCTATGCTGCACCTATACTCGGTGGTCGTATGGCCGATCGCTATCTGGGATACCGGTATGCAGTCATACTCGGTGGTATCCTGATGGCCATCGGAGAGTTCTTGATACTCGGTGGGAATAAGCAGATGCTACTCATCGGTATGGGCGCGCTGATCATTGGAAATGGATACTTCAAAGCCAATATCTCCACCATAGTCGGTAAGCTTTATCGTGAAGGCGACCCGAGGCGGGATTCAGGATTCACGATTTTCTATATCGGGATCAATGTGGGTGCCTTCCTAGCTACGACAGTAGTTGCGTATATCGGGGAGACACATGGGTTCCATTATGGTTTCGGTCTGGCCGGTATAGGAATGTTACTGGGAATCTTGATATTCTATACCCAGCGTCACACTTTTGCCGCTGCTCCTGGTCTAGAAATCACTGAAGAAGGGAA
Coding sequences:
- a CDS encoding T9SS type A sorting domain-containing protein, yielding DDGVIVAYNGQVMDGDFCQMTITRTWTAMDNCGNSAIATQTINVSDTSAPVLIGVPEDDEVECENIPAPAVPSATDNCDDDVTITFDEEVSTGECPYTITRTWTASDDCGNSSIGVQVITVIDTIAPVIGDYPITISVDCDQLDDLTIPVTDNCSEVTIDYIDIQFSGDCYGTLERTWIVSDACGNSESSLQYIFIEDNSAPELFNVPGDIEIECGGNIPPVPTDVFGIDNCDNDVTITFEETQSGTDCPYVITRTWTAEDDCGNEISISQNITVITPVITSDVLMSIYPNPMGDEGVMSFVVPERGYVVFEVLNNLGQTVKVVYSGNVVGDVEYRFYVDVDELNAGMFTTRLIYNDEIHVKPLIKVD
- a CDS encoding S9 family peptidase: MKHFSVVLSLLFLVQVLSAQKTLSNEDIWYSSTFQMDYVSGLRSMKDGTHYTRLESVQGGNAVVMYSYSTGEKVKEIVTSNHLEGAHIDDYQFSADERKVLIATNQQSIYRHSSRADYMIFDRSNDRVLPLSSRKEGQVRLAEFSPDGKYVAFVRKNDLFYYDVETRKEIRITTDGKKNEVINGATDWVYEEEFGFDKGFYWSPASDHIAYYRFDETEVKEFQMAMYGELYPDQYTFKYPKAGEQNADVEIRIFSLKGRTDQKVDLGEKEHYVPRIQWTAVDEVLAITRMNRHQNLLELLLADVRSARGPIITPEVIYSENSDTYIEISDDLVFLRDNQEFIMTSDKDGYNHIYVFNGNGKQVRQLTKGPWDVIEFVGYDDEQRKIYFTSSEEGVTEKSVYSIDISGTGKRRLSPQAGYNEAKFSEGYKYMMVYHSDANTPYDISLYTQKGKKVRDLVDNAELKAVIEDFDFQPKEFFSFQTERGDALHGWMIKPPNFDKKKKYPVLMAIYGGPGHNTVSNSFGGRNLYWHQLLAQKGYIVVSVDPRGTYYRGRDFKNSTYLELGKLETEDMISAAAYLGSLEYVDASRIGMQGWSFGGYLTLNSLMKGANSFKMGIAVAPVTNWRFYDTIYTERFMRTPQENPDGYDDNSPINHVEKLEDPLLLVHGSADDNVHYQNTMELVNALVGANKDFDLFIYPNKNHGIYGGKTRLHLFEMMTEFIEENL